A region of the Halanaerobiaceae bacterium ANBcell28 genome:
TCTGTGACTTCAGTACTGGCAGTACCCATCTGTGGTGATACTGTTATTCCTCCATGCTGGGAATAGCTTTTAAATGGAGAATAACCTGCATCTTTGTATTCCTTTGGTGTTAGATCCTGAATAACTGTTGCCTGTACTGAGAATGATGAAAAATGATTTGTTACAAAGTATATTTCATTGTTTTCTTTATCTACCCCGGCACCAGGCACCTGGAACCATTTGCCGAACATTGTGTCATAATAGTATACAGCAAGGTTTTCTTCTGGAAAGCCTTCTGGGATTAAATCAATGTCATACTTTATTTTGCCTATATAACCGTCTTCCATAACTATATTTTCTTCAGGCTGGCTGCTCCCTGATTTATATGCTGAAAATTCATAGATAGGCCCTATTATTGGGTTGATTGCTTCATCTTCTAAAACTTCACTTTCTATTTCTGAAATAGTTATTCTATCTATACCCTCCGGTAATTGTTCCTGTGGAATGGCAAGGGCTACATTTTCATATTCAATAAGACTACCATATTCTCTACTATACTCTGCTTCTGCAAGACCAACAATAGCCTGCTTCCATTCTGTCTTTCCACTTAGATTATATGCCCTATCTACAGCCTGTACACGATAGGAATAAGTATTTGCATTTTCCACATCTAGATCAAGATACTCTGTACCTTCAACAACAATATATTCCCCTTCTACACCTTCCCAATGCGGCTCTCTAAATAATCTATACTCAATTACATCATCACAGGAAGGATCCCATTTGCTAGTCATACGACTATCACCAGGAATTACCCGTAGATGTTCTGGTATTTCTGGTGGTATTGTATCAATATATGCTTTAGTACTTGCTATAGTTTCCCAGCCGGCATTATCCACAGCTTTAACCCTGATATCATGGATACCATCTTCCAAATCTTCTAGTTGATATGGACTGCTAATTTCATAGTATTCTCCATCATTTACTGAAAGTTCATAATGACTAATACCACTGGTTTCATCAGTAGTTTCAAAGCTAATTATTGGGCTGGTATTATTTGTCCAGACCGCTGGATCTATTTCTACCTCGAAATCCAGTGGTGGAGTTGTATCCACAATTACATTGAATTGATGACTTGAGTGATTACCGGCCATATCAATTGCTGTAAGTTGCACTAAATGTTCTCCGTCAGGAAAATGAAGTTGATGTTCAAATCCTGAATCCTTAATATTGACTCCATCTCCATTTATGGCCACAAACACCGGACTTTTATCTATTATTTGTCCACTTATTTCAACAATTGAGCTGTTTGATATATATCCCTCTTCAGGTATTACATCTACAATCTGTGGAGATATACTATCTCTAATAACTGTAATTTGCTGAGGTATAGATGGTCTATTACTTACAACCTCAACTATAATTGTATTACTTCCTTCTGTAAGATCTATAGCTGGTGATCTATATCTAATACCATCTATCTCGGCTTCTTTTCCATTTATTACAATCTTTGCCTGACTGTCTCCTGTTATAAAGCCACTAAGAACTATACTATCTTGATTTGTATAGTAATTATCTAAGGGTGATTCTATACTAAAATCTAAGTCCTGAGTCTGGCGTACAACCATAAGGTATATTTTTCTGCTAAATTCAGATATTCCATTATGATCTATTCTACTGCCCTCAATTTCAATTAAATTAAAACCATCTTTTAATTCAAGTTCTTTATTAAATCTCTGTCCCTGAGTTTCAACAATTTGACCATTTATACTAAGTTGATTAAGTGGAGTATTTATATATCCACTTATTGCAAAGATTTCTTGCTCAGTATATATAAGTTCTTCATTTTGATCCAGGGTCAATAATCGTTGATGATCTACATATACATTAATACTATCATAATTAATCTGTCCTGAAATATCTTCTGCAATGGCTGTTATATCATTGTTACTTTCATGAAGTCCAGTTCTATGTGATTCTGTCCAGAAATAATGACCTCGATGATAAACTTCCTGTCCATTTATTACGACTTCTGTTGATGGATTATCTACAAAGCCAAGAACCTTTTCATTCTGCCACTCATTCTGTAAAAAATACTGATGGTCTTCAGGATTAAGGATTTTTACTTCAGCTGCTTGATTATTTCTAGTATAACCTTTAATTTCAAGATGACTAATTGCCATTTGAGCAGGGTTTTCTATTAATAGCTGCTCTGTCTGGAAATCCCCTCTATAGATAGCCGACTTATAAGCTACTTCTGTTTTTTTAAGAGATATCCACTTATTATCTACTTTTGCATAAAGCTTAACTTGTGGACTGTCTTCACTGCTGTGAACTATTACTTCTTCTATATAGACGTCTTTACGATTCTTGCTGTCTACTATACTGTATTGTGATTGTTGATGGTTAATATGATTAATATATACTCTTGCTGGTTCAGCAGTTATTTCACCTTTGATAATTGCTCCCTCTTCAAGATAGATATTGCTATCAGGTGCATAAATGCCACCTTCAATTCCTTGAAAACTGCTTCCTCCTCTTAATCTTATTTCCTGACCGCTACTATATATTGTACCACTTAATTTTGCACCATCACTTATATTAATATTACCTGATTGAGTATAAATAAGTTGCTTGGCAACAATACCTCTCCTGATGTTAATGTCAGCTCTATCAGCATAGATACTAGCATTTACTCTGGCCCCATTGTCTATATTTATCTCATTAGCCTGAGTATAGATGGTTCCTGAGAATTTATACTCTTCCTGATTTCCTCCCTGAAAGCTTAATCTATTTCCTCTATGGAATAGCTTAAGCTTAGCATTAGCATCAGGATTTATCCTGCTGTCGTTATTCAAGTCTAGATCGTTTTCTAAATATAAGTAAACTGTACCTGAACCTGCAATACTAATACTGGCATTTGGTCCTATGTTTAAATTATCTACCCGTATAATCCTATCTCCATATGAGGTATCAAAGATTAGATCTGTATCTATCTCCAATCTTTGATAATATCCATCACTATCTATGACAGTGGAATTTGACCAGTTTCTAATTACAGTAGATCCTCTATTAGGCAGTCCTGAAGGAAACTCAGGAAAGGCTGGAAATTCTGGTAATTGATAATCTTCTTCTTTAAGATCTATGGTTATCTGTGTTTGATTAAGACTATTTTCAAAGAGCTGTCCTTTATTTAGAATGTCTAAAGTATGTTCTATTTTATTGTCATTAATTCTACTTAGTCGCAAATTATCTGCTTTAAGAGTTCCTGTAGATGACTCTAATCTTAGATAATTATTCCCTGACCATAATATTTCTGCATTTACTTTTGTCTGATAAATAGTATGTTCTCTTAGCTTAAAGGAAGGAGTTAGACTTAATTCCAGCCCATTAATATCAGCTTTTAGCTCATTGCTTTCATCAGTCCTTACCGCAAATTCCAGGATATAGTCCTCTATTTCTTCTTTTTCTATATTAAAAGGTATTTTACTATAATTATAATTTTGATTTTCTGGTAGTATGATTACTTTATCATTTTTCCCTGGGTAATTTCCTCTACCCCAGAAGTCAACTACACTTATACCACCCAGTCCATCACCACTGCCATCAAAAAGAAACCTTATTTCTCTGCTTTCAATCTCCTCTGTAAGTTCAAGTCTATACCAACCCTCAACTTTATTTTCTGGAATATTGGCAACTTGCTGCCACTTTCCAGATAGGTTGGCTTCTACTTTCAGATTTCCTTTTGCCTTATCTGTAAAGAAAATATTAATATTATCAAAGTAATAATAGTTTGCAAAGTTAAATAATACTTCTGCCTGTTTACCATCCTTATTATCTGAATTATAATCTGTCCTGTCTCTATTCCTGTCAAATCCTTCTATTATATCGTCTTTAATTTTTTCAACTCTAGCATCACGCCAGTCATTGGAATTAACTTTTGTTTTCCATATAGTATATGTATTGGAATCAAGCAAATTAGCTGCTGGATAAACAAAATCGGTATTATCAGAGGCTTTAATTGAATCTACCTCTATGGCATGATAGACCTGCTCTGCTATTCTACCCAATACTTTTACTGTTGAAAAACTACTAGTACTTAAATTATCCCCTCTTAGTCTTAAGCGTATAGTGTCTGTAACTATACCGTCATATGATAGATCAATTAACGTATCGTCCAAGTCATTGATCAAAGGAGCCATGAAGGGGTGCCAGACCCCTTCTTTCATGTATTCTACAAATATTTCTGCATCAGCAGTTTTCTTCCCTGTAAGATAGAGACCATATATAAGGCTCTTATCTGATAGTTCCAGTTCCACCCAATTTTCTTTAGCCCCTATCATACTTGACCAGTGAGTGTTTTTATTACCATCAAACAAATTGTTTACCGGTCTTGTAAAATCTGTGTTAGCACCAGCACGTAATTCGGATATATCTAAATATGTGTTCTCATACTCTCCTGCACTTAAATTTAAACTTAAAAGACTAACCAATATGATACTTAATATCATCAACTTAGAAAAAATCGTTTTATTTATTTTCATCTCAATACCCCCTAATCCTCATAATTCCCTGAGTTACCGTCAAGATTATTCAGCTCATCCATTGTATATCTTGCTAATTGATGATGATAGTAGTTCATTCCATTATTTTTAAACAGATTTTCTATCATTAATGGACGACCACCGGCATCTTCTTTAACTCCATATAAGTGGTTATTAATAAACTGACTCCTTCTAATCTCAGGGCTTAGCCCTAAAACATGAAGTCCAATCATATTGTTTTTAAATATACTATTATTTATCTCAAGCTCGGCATTTTCAACTGCTGTCACTGCTCTAAAGGCATCCTGGATATCAAGATTATATATTTCAGCAATTCCATTAACAAAGATGCCCTGCCAGTTTCCAGATAAGGAATTATCCAGATAAAAACTAATAGGCAAATCCTGAATTTCTTTATCTCCAATTAGTAGAGTCCCATTTATCAATAATTGATTTTCATATCCGCCTGTTCCTTCTATAACTTCAACCTCTGTTCCAGCTTCTATAGTCAGGGTATACTCTTCTGGAACGATTATATCTCCTTCGATATAGTGTTTTCCACTCCAGGTTTCATGCCAGAATAAAGTGCCTGAACGGGTATTATGAACCTCTATTTTTGTTGTCTCTTCCGTACTTGCTCCATTATTATCAATAGCTTTTAGAGTGATTTCATAAATACCTGTATCGGTATTACTATATACAAACTCTGAATCTCTTGATAGTTCCTGATCATCTTCGTCTGTCCATAAGTAGCTAACTATCTCTCCATCAAGGTCATATGCTTCATTAGGCTCGATAGTTATTTCCTGCCCTGGTGTAGTGGAGAAGGCTATCCCGTCTATTTCTGTGAATCTAATTACAGGTGGTTGATTTACCCTGATTTTTTGTTCACGGCTATTTTCCATACTATTTCCTGCTAGATCCACCACATTTGCTATTAATGTGTATGTCCCATAAGCTTCTTTACTGAAGTTATAAGTATATTCTACATCTCCTTTAACTCTTAATGCATCATCATTATCCAGACTGCCATTAGGATGTCTTAAAGTAAAGCTTACATAAGCGTCTTCATTTACTTGATATCTAATTTCTGAAGTTTCACCTATATCTTCACGGTTAAATACTATCTCATCAGCTGCACCTTTAAATATCATATCTGGTGGTGTAGTATCTATTATTACAGCTTCTTCACTATAGGCTACTGTATCTAGCCCTACTGCATTAAGTACTTCAAGTACCAGATAGTACTCTCCCTGGTCAAGGTTTAGTTCTGATACTAGATTATTATATTCTCCTATTGGGCTAAATCCAGGTTCTGTTAGCCAGTCTCCTTCTTTTTCAGTGGCTACACTGATACGATAGTGTGTTACTCCACTTTCTGGATCGTCATATTCTATTTCCAGGCCTTCTATTCTATCAGTAGTGTTTGTATGTGAAGGACCGGTAATAGACACCCCTTCAGGTTCTGTATGATCTACCAGGATTGTTTCACCTCTTTTTGTATCTGACCATAAGTTGGCATTATCCTTAACCCGTGCTCTTAAATATATTTCTTCTCTATGGTCTATATCTTTAGTATTTATTATTCCATCTATACGGTCTTCTAAATTAGCATGGTCGAAATTCTTTTCTACTTCTATCCATGTGCCTGTATATTTTGTTTCATTTAGTAAAGAACCCAGGGCATATTGATAGCTTGCTATACCGGAAAGATTGTCTTCAGCTTCTATGCTAAAGTTGAATTCCTTATCTGTATAAGGTGGATGTAATATACTGGTTATTTCTGGTGGCGTCCTGTCCATTAAGATACCTGGACTAATACCTATTTCACCTTCAACTCCACTTCTGGAATAATTTCCTGCTGCATTTAATGCCCTTACTTTTAGGTAATATGTACCGTCATCAAGATTAGAGGCATCTATTAGCAGAGTCCTGGAAAAACCATTATCCTGCCAGTCTTCAGCTCCAGGCACCTCTGTAGGATCAGTTACGAGGACTGTTTCATATCTTACAATATTTGATATGCTACTATCTTCTTCTAATTCCCAGTTAAAGTACAGTTGATCATCATTTGCTACACCATTTACAAAGCTTATCTCTGGATAGCTATTATCCAGTATGATTCCACTGCTATATCCAGTATCTGATACCAGGTCAGCCTGATTATAGCTTTCTCCTGCAAAGAGATATATCATGCTCTCTGTCATAGATGGATTTTCAATGTCAATTATTCGAGGATGATTATCTGGATCTGATATTTGATATATGCTTCTGCCAGCTTCATCTATTTCATCCATTAAGGCATATCCATACTTGTAGCTATTAACAAGTGATATCGGGTCTTCTGAATGAATGTAGAGCTTTAGATTTTCAAGATTGTAATTGTTAATAAAGTGTACTTCTTTTTCTTCTTCTACTCCTTCATCTAAATTAATGGCTGCTAATACACGAAGTATCGGTCTAGAGGGAGCTGTGCTGTCATATATCAACGGATTTGATATTCCTATATTCTCCAAACTTGCTCCATTAACTACTTTGACAGCAAAGTATAATCTATTACCATCACTTAGTTCTTCTTTCCCTGCTAATAACTCAGCTATATTTTCAAAACTCTCCTTAAGTTCATTACTGCTTTGATACCATTCTAATTGTCCATTATCCAGACCTAAGTCATCTCTATTTCTAGCATATGTCCAGTAATATGCAGCATTACCGCTTACTGGATCAATTCTCCCTTTTAATTCTGTCATTGACCAGTCAATTATAAGAGGCTGATCTGGATTGAAATATTTACCATTGATTTCTACTATTGGTACTGGTGGCGCTTCATCATCTATTGTTATAGCTGTTGCTACTCTATCACTTTGGTTGCCTGCACCATCTGTGACCCTTAAGATAGGATAATACTGTTCTCCTGTCTCCAGAATCTTGGATAAGGCTATTCCCTTACTGTCATATGATAGACCATTATCTATTAGCTCTACCCAGCCTCCTGTTATATCTGTAAGATTGTAATCACTGCCTAAAGCCAGCTCTACTTTCCTGATACCTGATATTTCATCTTCTGCTTCCCATTCAAAAATTATTCGATCTGAGATACTATATTCTGGAGCAGTAAATCTTATAATATCCGGGCTTTCTGTATCTACAATTACTCCATAGCTATAGGCTTTATCCGATTCTCCTCCATCTATAAATCGAGCTACTACTTCAAATTGATAGCCTGTTCCATGGATTAAGTCCAAATCTTCAACTGTTAGTTCTTTCGCAGTTGTGAATTTGCTTTCTGTAATATATCCTCCATCTATTTCTTTAATACGATAATTGTAGCCTGATACTTCCTGTTCACCATTATACTGCCAGCTGGCACTTAAATGATTATCCGAGGAGGTATATGGTCCTTCGTCATTTACTATTAGTCTTTCTATTTGATTATTGATTTCTATATTATCTCCACTTATACTACTCTCCAGACCGGCAGCATTACTTACTATAAGGGTGGTGTAATATCTGCCATCTTCAATTTCTGGAATCAGAATGCGATCTTGATTATTATTTAATTGAAGAACTATATAGCCATCCTGATTGCCATATATTTTGGATGTTAGTTCTTTTCCTTCTGGAGATAAACCTATTGCTAATCTATATTCTACAATAGGTGATTCTCTATCCTCTGCTGTTGCTTCTATTATCATAGTTTCTCCTGAACTATACATAGAAGCTGATATTCCCAGTGATAAATTAAGTGGTGGAGTACTATCATAGATAAATGAATTACTATATACTATAGTTTCATTGCCTACTCCATTTATGGCTCTGAAAGCTATTTGATAGCTTTGTCCATCTTCTAAGCTCATTGTTTTGATGGTATTTATATCAGCCCAGTTTTCAAGTACTAGTTCTCCACTTTCCTCTGAATAGATATTAAAGATCTCTTCCAGTATTTCACTTTCTTCATCAGATGAGGCAAAGACAAGATCAAGTTGTGACAGATCTGATAGATAGCTATTTGAGCCATATACCTGATAGCCACTTATATCAATACTGGCATCTGGTGCTGTTCGATCCAGAAAGATACCTGCAATTTCTACTTTTTCTGATCTATTTCCTGCACGGTCTACTGCTTCAAAGACTACTGTATATTTCTGTCCATTTTCTAAATCAGATAAGTCTATATTATATTCTGTGCCTTGATAGATGTTTATATAGTATGATTCGCTTCTTTCCTGATTTTGATTACTAAAATAGTATTCTAATCTATATAGGCCTGATGATGTATTAGCAGATATAGGATCGTTTAGTTCTACATTCTTTAAGCTAATTATATTTCTAAAGGTAAGATACTTTTCACCATCACTTGCTAAATCAATACTGATTTCTTCTATTTCCGGTGCTGTATGGTCTACCAATAATTCCATTGAAATAGCATCTGATTGGTTTGAAGCATTATCAGTAGCATACACACGAAGTGTATAATTGCCTTCTTCAAGTGGTATTTTAGCTTCCCAGTTACCAGTATTTTCAATTTCTACAGGTGTTATATCACCTTGTTTAATAGTTTCTCCTTCACCCACATATTCATAACTGATTTTTCTAATATCACTATATACTTCATCAGGATTATTCGAATCAAGTATATCTGTAGCACGCACAGTTAGATGTCTTTTGTTTGTATAAAAGTCTATTTCTTTACTTTCTTCGCTAAATTCAATAAGCGGGCTATTTGTATCAACAATGAAGTTTACCCATTCACTTTCTACTTGATACTTTTCTTCTGTCTCAGTTTCCTGAGCATGTACATACCAGGTATAAGTTTGCCCATGTATCAGGTCAGATCTTGTTAACGGATATTCTTTGTTAGAATAAAAATCTTCTTTTATTGCTTCTTCTCCCACTGCCCAATATACTGTGTGTTCTAGAACATCGTGGTCTACATCTACAGCTGGTTCATAATCAAAAACTACTTGATCTTCTTCAATCACAATCCTCAAGCCCTGTGGATAATGTTCTTCTTTTATTTCTGCTGCAAATGGTTTTACATTAGGAACCTGTGCTGTAAAGGTATCCCCATACACAGGATCCCCTGAATTATTATATGCTACCAGTCTATATGAACTCTCCTGTCGGGGTTCCAGTTCTTGATGTAAAAATCTATTTATATCATTAAGCTCTAACTCTCCTGATTTGATAAATTCTTCGTTTTCAATATCTCCATACTGCAGTTCATGATTTGCTGCTATACCAGGTTCTGTTAATTGGAATTTTAAATAATGATGTCTATCTTTTCCTATATTTTCATCATAACCACCATCTTTGTATACAACTTCTCCTAACTTTGCCAATGTATATGCTCCATACTCCCCTGTTTCAGAAACATTAGCTGCTTTATCTCTAGCTATTATTTCTATATCAACAGGAAAATTTGGGCTTATATCATCAGGTAATTCATAAGTAAATTCACCCGATGTAATTATACCTTGATTATTTCTTGTTAAGGTAATATTATCTATATCTTCAGTATTATTGTCAATCGTTATAGTAGCTGTAAAGGCAGCTACATCTTCATCATACACCTTCCAGTCAAAGGTGATTTTATTTTTCTCCCCCTCTTTACTGTGATTATGAGAGAAGTCACCCGGTGCTTTTGGAGGAGTAATGTCATATGTAATACTTCTGCTTATTCTAGTACTATTTTCAGCTTTATCAAAGACTTCCATATACACTAGTCTTTCTCCATCCCCACCTGCAGCCAGTATCCAGTCTACTTTTTCCTCAAACTCCTTAGTCTGTCCCTCTAATTCAATAAGTAAACCAGCATCTAAGTTTTCAATAGAATCTCTATTATCTGGACTTAATGATTCTCCAGGGGTATATGCTATGAACGTATCAGGTTTATTTTCTTCATTCCAGATATATACCCTGTCTAAAGCAATGTTATCTTCAAATTCTAGGTCTACTAATTTTACTTCAAGACTATTTGTGAATCCATCATCAGCGCATTTATTAGGATTATATATATCAAATTCAATTTTTTCTGGAGAGGTAGTATCTCTTATTATGGTAAAATAGTCTTCTTCTGGAATTCTTATTAGATCTCCTTCTTCATCATTGCCTCCTTCTTGATAATAGTCTCTTGCCTGTATATACCATTTATATTTTCCATCACCATCAAGTTTAAATGTAGTCTCTCCTTCTTGCCACCCATTTATTATTGGAGCATTATTTTCATTAAACAAACGGTATTTTATTGTATCTCCTTCTATATCTTCTTCAGGTAGTTCAATTGTGAAATTCTCTTTATTTGTTACATAAGGAGTTTCAATACATAAATCATTTATATTAATATCATTAAAAGATGAATTGTCGTTAATATGCTTTAATTGCTTTGACAAAGGAATATTACGTACAGTGATGGTTCTATTATTTATATTTGAAGGTTTTCCTAAAGCATTTTCTGTATAAATTTTATATCTATAACTTCCATGAGCACTAAGACCTGTATTATCCGTAACTGTATATGTCTGCGAACCATCATTATCTACCTTTGCAGTCAATTCCCAGTTTCCGTTTGCATCTTCCCTTTCTATTACTAAATTAGCAAAGTCTGATACTTCTTCAACAGTTATTATATTGCTATAATATGCTTTTCCATCTTTTATAACTGACTCACTACTAGTTCTAACTTTATCCGCAGTAATTATTTCAGAATCAGGGGAGAATTCCTCAGTCGATACCCACTTTCCTTTGTTTTCTAAATTATCTATTGCTCTAACCCAGACTCTATATTTTTCACTTGCTGTTAATGCTGATATTGATACAATTTTTTCACTTGTTTCTGATATATCATAGTCATCTTCGTTATCTATAGAACTTATACTGGCATCTGTTAATATAAATTCATATCCTTGGATTCCAGATAAATCATCAGGTTCGACCCATAT
Encoded here:
- a CDS encoding PKD domain-containing protein, translating into MKKKFFLTIFILLLLMLIGQVVSAKIVTRRENVSSNTTYDNLTIKRGGELVIRDDITIDVKGKLTIESGGQIRGLVNGDGKNFTIKANEMYLAGSIISRGAGGENGKDGANVGEAGKDAPNNDGINGTNGSKGDDGSSGTSGGRGGHITIDVTNKLLIYSTGRIISRGGNGGDGGDGKKGGKGGNAGYNEWSPPKAGDGGKGGAAGSGANGRFGGNVTINVTEGSLIIKTSGRIETRGGTGGSKGTPGDGGVGGKAGSYGSGTPGAPGNSGSSGNTGNDGNDGRPGQITIRARYFDNNGSILSYRLRDPRSANVYYGYGTLNDKNFDPSPTEHKDEESPNRVTGIDIVNSDGNTIIKNVGGLPDNFISENSFDLIWNETTDRSGTGIPASGVKEYEINISNNSGYNHTRTIEETNLSFSNLSDGYYTVNVRARDYAENSLSANSILEFTIDTHVDDLEPIIDSTNQGGARIIWVEPDDLSGIQGYEFILTDASISSIDNEDDYDISETSEKIVSISALTASEKYRVWVRAIDNLENKGKWVSTEEFSPDSEIITADKVRTSSESVIKDGKAYYSNIITVEEVSDFANLVIEREDANGNWELTAKVDNDGSQTYTVTDNTGLSAHGSYRYKIYTENALGKPSNINNRTITVRNIPLSKQLKHINDNSSFNDININDLCIETPYVTNKENFTIELPEEDIEGDTIKYRLFNENNAPIINGWQEGETTFKLDGDGKYKWYIQARDYYQEGGNDEEGDLIRIPEEDYFTIIRDTTSPEKIEFDIYNPNKCADDGFTNSLEVKLVDLEFEDNIALDRVYIWNEENKPDTFIAYTPGESLSPDNRDSIENLDAGLLIELEGQTKEFEEKVDWILAAGGDGERLVYMEVFDKAENSTRISRSITYDITPPKAPGDFSHNHSKEGEKNKITFDWKVYDEDVAAFTATITIDNNTEDIDNITLTRNNQGIITSGEFTYELPDDISPNFPVDIEIIARDKAANVSETGEYGAYTLAKLGEVVYKDGGYDENIGKDRHHYLKFQLTEPGIAANHELQYGDIENEEFIKSGELELNDINRFLHQELEPRQESSYRLVAYNNSGDPVYGDTFTAQVPNVKPFAAEIKEEHYPQGLRIVIEEDQVVFDYEPAVDVDHDVLEHTVYWAVGEEAIKEDFYSNKEYPLTRSDLIHGQTYTWYVHAQETETEEKYQVESEWVNFIVDTNSPLIEFSEESKEIDFYTNKRHLTVRATDILDSNNPDEVYSDIRKISYEYVGEGETIKQGDITPVEIENTGNWEAKIPLEEGNYTLRVYATDNASNQSDAISMELLVDHTAPEIEEISIDLASDGEKYLTFRNIISLKNVELNDPISANTSSGLYRLEYYFSNQNQERSESYYINIYQGTEYNIDLSDLENGQKYTVVFEAVDRAGNRSEKVEIAGIFLDRTAPDASIDISGYQVYGSNSYLSDLSQLDLVFASSDEESEILEEIFNIYSEESGELVLENWADINTIKTMSLEDGQSYQIAFRAINGVGNETIVYSNSFIYDSTPPLNLSLGISASMYSSGETMIIEATAEDRESPIVEYRLAIGLSPEGKELTSKIYGNQDGYIVLQLNNNQDRILIPEIEDGRYYTTLIVSNAAGLESSISGDNIEINNQIERLIVNDEGPYTSSDNHLSASWQYNGEQEVSGYNYRIKEIDGGYITESKFTTAKELTVEDLDLIHGTGYQFEVVARFIDGGESDKAYSYGVIVDTESPDIIRFTAPEYSISDRIIFEWEAEDEISGIRKVELALGSDYNLTDITGGWVELIDNGLSYDSKGIALSKILETGEQYYPILRVTDGAGNQSDRVATAITIDDEAPPVPIVEINGKYFNPDQPLIIDWSMTELKGRIDPVSGNAAYYWTYARNRDDLGLDNGQLEWYQSSNELKESFENIAELLAGKEELSDGNRLYFAVKVVNGASLENIGISNPLIYDSTAPSRPILRVLAAINLDEGVEEEKEVHFINNYNLENLKLYIHSEDPISLVNSYKYGYALMDEIDEAGRSIYQISDPDNHPRIIDIENPSMTESMIYLFAGESYNQADLVSDTGYSSGIILDNSYPEISFVNGVANDDQLYFNWELEEDSSISNIVRYETVLVTDPTEVPGAEDWQDNGFSRTLLIDASNLDDGTYYLKVRALNAAGNYSRSGVEGEIGISPGILMDRTPPEITSILHPPYTDKEFNFSIEAEDNLSGIASYQYALGSLLNETKYTGTWIEVEKNFDHANLEDRIDGIINTKDIDHREEIYLRARVKDNANLWSDTKRGETILVDHTEPEGVSITGPSHTNTTDRIEGLEIEYDDPESGVTHYRISVATEKEGDWLTEPGFSPIGEYNNLVSELNLDQGEYYLVLEVLNAVGLDTVAYSEEAVIIDTTPPDMIFKGAADEIVFNREDIGETSEIRYQVNEDAYVSFTLRHPNGSLDNDDALRVKGDVEYTYNFSKEAYGTYTLIANVVDLAGNSMENSREQKIRVNQPPVIRFTEIDGIAFSTTPGQEITIEPNEAYDLDGEIVSYLWTDEDDQELSRDSEFVYSNTDTGIYEITLKAIDNNGASTEETTKIEVHNTRSGTLFWHETWSGKHYIEGDIIVPEEYTLTIEAGTEVEVIEGTGGYENQLLINGTLLIGDKEIQDLPISFYLDNSLSGNWQGIFVNGIAEIYNLDIQDAFRAVTAVENAELEINNSIFKNNMIGLHVLGLSPEIRRSQFINNHLYGVKEDAGGRPLMIENLFKNNGMNYYHHQLARYTMDELNNLDGNSGNYED